One genomic segment of Vulgatibacter sp. includes these proteins:
- a CDS encoding DUF1552 domain-containing protein, which yields MKRKWEISRRTVLRGLGAAMALPMLDAMVPSVARAQAVGGTPRRLLFFFVPNGIYMPSWTPSGEGTGYAFTPTLQPLEPFRDDILVVSGLDNRPGEDVIAGNHARGTAAFLTCVPPVKTSDGSLRVGISADQVAAQAIGKQTRFASLELGAEPSVEASSCDSGYSCAYISNISWAGPETPMAKEVDPRLVFDRLFAGGQPGENAEQIARRNRYKKSILDFVSEDAKTLQSRLGTNDRQKLDEYLTGVRTLEQRISASGEQTCSAGAAPGGAANRQETAQQMCDLIALAFQCDLTRVCTFMLANGFTNTAYSFLGVGEGHHELSHHREQDSYIDHLKRIDRWEVEQFAYLVGKLKAIQEGEGSVLDNSLVLFSSELSDGNNHHHINKPVVLAGRGGGEVRPGRHIYYRGAGGEFPVADLYMTMLANVGVHVESFGRGHDGNPYGTRVLTELG from the coding sequence GTGAAGCGCAAATGGGAGATCTCCCGGAGGACGGTCCTGCGGGGCCTCGGCGCAGCGATGGCGCTTCCGATGCTCGACGCGATGGTCCCTTCCGTCGCCAGGGCACAGGCGGTGGGCGGCACGCCGCGGCGGCTGCTCTTCTTCTTCGTCCCCAACGGCATCTACATGCCGAGCTGGACGCCGAGCGGCGAGGGCACGGGCTACGCCTTCACGCCGACGCTGCAGCCCCTCGAGCCCTTCCGCGACGACATCCTCGTCGTCTCGGGACTCGACAACCGCCCGGGCGAGGACGTCATCGCCGGCAACCACGCCCGCGGCACCGCCGCCTTCCTCACCTGCGTTCCGCCGGTGAAGACGAGCGACGGATCGCTGCGGGTCGGGATCTCGGCGGACCAGGTGGCGGCGCAGGCGATCGGCAAGCAGACCCGCTTCGCTTCGCTGGAGCTCGGCGCCGAGCCCAGCGTCGAGGCCAGCTCCTGCGACTCGGGCTACAGCTGCGCGTACATCAGCAACATCTCCTGGGCAGGTCCCGAGACGCCTATGGCCAAGGAGGTCGACCCGCGGCTGGTCTTCGACCGGCTCTTCGCCGGTGGCCAGCCCGGCGAGAACGCCGAACAGATCGCCCGGCGCAACCGCTACAAGAAGAGCATCCTCGACTTCGTCTCCGAAGACGCGAAGACGCTGCAATCGCGGCTCGGAACCAACGACCGGCAGAAGCTCGACGAGTACCTCACCGGCGTGCGCACCCTCGAGCAGCGCATCTCCGCCTCCGGCGAGCAGACGTGCAGCGCAGGCGCTGCGCCGGGCGGTGCGGCGAACCGCCAGGAGACGGCGCAGCAGATGTGCGATCTGATCGCGCTCGCGTTCCAATGCGATCTCACCCGGGTCTGCACCTTCATGCTCGCCAACGGCTTCACCAACACCGCCTACTCCTTCCTCGGCGTCGGCGAGGGGCACCACGAGCTCTCCCACCACCGCGAGCAGGACAGCTACATCGATCACCTGAAGCGGATCGATCGCTGGGAGGTGGAGCAGTTCGCCTATCTGGTGGGGAAGCTGAAGGCGATCCAGGAGGGCGAGGGCAGCGTCCTCGACAACAGCCTCGTGCTCTTCAGCAGCGAGCTCTCCGACGGCAACAACCACCACCACATCAACAAGCCGGTGGTGCTGGCGGGCCGCGGCGGCGGCGAGGTCCGGCCTGGCCGGCACATCTACTACCGGGGCGCGGGCGGCGAGTTCCCGGTGGCGGACCTCTACATGACCATGCTCGCCAACGTGGGCGTGCACGTGGAGAGCTTCGGCAGGGGCCACGACGGCAACCCCTACGGCACCCGGGTCCTCACCGAGCTGGGCTGA
- a CDS encoding DUF1592 domain-containing protein gives MGVLRWLAAVVLAVGGTTACSVVKDGGQQEKPIDDPGACEVKAGPKTLHRLNRTEYNNTVRDLLGVDLRPADAFPRDDLGHGYDNMAEVLTVAPLLVEKYDQAAANLAEAALQPGSSARAQLVTCDPGAIGAGACGRQVLERFVPRAWRRPVAEQELAQLLGFFQLAQSEGEDFDAGLRLAVHATLMSPHFLFRVEKAPAAGEVRKLDGYELASRLSYFLWSTMPDDELFFAAESGKLDSDEGLEEQVDRMLADPRAEAVVDNFGGQWLTTRALSSATPDPQLFPDWDEELQAAMQRETALVMGEILAENRSLLDLLDAEFTWVNGRLAEHYGIAGVSGDDFQRITAPAERGGVLGHGAFLTLTSNPTRTSPVKRGKWVLAQLLCEEPPPPPPGVEGLPDGEKPTGSVREQMEMHRSDPVCAACHQLMDPIGFGLENFGPTGVFRTVDEAGFEIDPRGELPDGRIFEGAVELAQTLRDDAKLSGCMAQHAMIYALGRPLTRADSCAVEEVSARFEKGGNTFQALAKAIVTSKAFRMRAAAQEESK, from the coding sequence ATGGGCGTGCTGCGATGGTTGGCGGCGGTGGTACTCGCCGTCGGGGGTACCACCGCGTGCAGCGTGGTGAAGGACGGCGGCCAGCAGGAGAAGCCGATCGACGATCCCGGTGCGTGCGAGGTGAAGGCGGGGCCGAAGACCCTGCACCGGCTCAACCGCACCGAATACAACAACACGGTCCGCGACCTGCTCGGCGTCGACCTGCGTCCGGCGGACGCCTTTCCCCGCGACGACCTCGGCCACGGCTACGACAACATGGCCGAGGTGCTCACGGTGGCGCCGCTCCTGGTCGAGAAATACGACCAGGCAGCAGCCAACCTCGCGGAGGCGGCGCTCCAGCCCGGCAGCAGCGCCCGGGCGCAGCTCGTCACCTGCGACCCCGGCGCCATCGGCGCGGGGGCCTGCGGCAGGCAGGTCCTCGAGCGCTTCGTTCCCAGGGCCTGGCGGCGTCCGGTGGCGGAGCAGGAGCTCGCGCAGCTCCTCGGCTTCTTCCAGCTGGCGCAGAGCGAGGGCGAGGATTTCGACGCGGGCCTGCGCCTGGCCGTGCACGCGACGCTGATGTCGCCCCACTTCCTCTTCCGCGTGGAGAAGGCGCCTGCTGCAGGCGAGGTCCGCAAGCTCGACGGCTACGAGCTCGCCTCGCGCCTCTCCTATTTCCTGTGGAGCACGATGCCGGACGACGAGCTCTTCTTCGCGGCGGAGAGCGGCAAGCTCGACAGCGACGAGGGGCTCGAGGAGCAGGTCGACAGGATGCTCGCCGATCCCCGGGCAGAGGCGGTGGTCGACAACTTCGGCGGCCAGTGGCTCACCACCCGCGCCCTCTCCTCGGCGACGCCGGATCCGCAGCTCTTCCCCGATTGGGACGAGGAGCTCCAGGCGGCGATGCAGCGGGAGACCGCGCTGGTGATGGGCGAGATCCTCGCGGAGAACCGCAGCCTCCTCGATCTGCTCGACGCAGAGTTCACCTGGGTGAACGGGCGCCTCGCCGAGCACTACGGCATCGCCGGGGTGAGCGGCGACGACTTCCAGCGCATCACCGCACCTGCGGAGCGCGGCGGCGTCCTCGGCCACGGCGCCTTCCTCACGCTCACCTCGAACCCCACCAGGACCTCGCCGGTGAAGCGCGGCAAGTGGGTGCTCGCGCAGCTCCTCTGCGAGGAGCCGCCACCGCCGCCACCCGGCGTCGAGGGCCTGCCCGACGGCGAGAAGCCCACCGGCTCGGTGCGCGAGCAGATGGAGATGCACCGCTCCGATCCGGTCTGCGCCGCGTGCCACCAGCTGATGGATCCGATCGGCTTCGGCCTCGAGAACTTCGGACCCACCGGCGTCTTCCGCACGGTGGACGAGGCGGGCTTCGAGATCGACCCCCGCGGCGAGCTCCCCGACGGCCGGATCTTCGAAGGCGCCGTCGAGCTCGCGCAGACGCTGCGCGACGACGCCAAGCTCTCCGGCTGCATGGCGCAGCACGCGATGATCTACGCCCTCGGCAGGCCCCTCACCCGCGCCGACAGTTGTGCGGTCGAGGAAGTGAGCGCCCGCTTCGAGAAGGGCGGCAACACCTTCCAGGCCCTCGCGAAGGCGATCGTCACCAGCAAGGCCTTCCGGATGCGCGCTGCGGCGCAGGAGGAATCGAAGTGA
- a CDS encoding IPT/TIG domain-containing protein, which produces MPRLALLLALLALLALLAGCAGSTDRSVEGSGGAGGAGGAGGAAGAGGSGGFGGGGGAGGGAAGAGGSGGAGGDERFVNPEVLALEPAEGIVGTAVRITGEHFSPLAAVNEVRFRGAAARAEEASDDGASLLVHVPAGARTGPVSVWIVRDGVVLRGEGPVFTVLPSPPAITTIDPPFATWGIESFHRIEGSGFTPEIRMWIGDHPVRPAYLSPTTLEFALDREEVPPGDHLLALNTSAGTGTPVPFPLLLPWLLQRVEATAPDAVLLDFNRVPDLATFGPETIHFAPALEILDVSPGASSEQVVLHTAPQPLGTIYSVLLDRAVRAADPQIGWLYRDSAVFGSFGELPANTGSCRGRWDCSPGWVCTVPTVCDGGVCQPSGPACGFTSGTCVDARGWLPDEDGRVCGCNGLWYETSADTAWGTTAHELDPDAAAARCDSSRPCAADDDCFPDGYCERVDCGGPGVCSPRPLFCTDGDPWPVCGCDGVVYESVCKAAQAGVSVRHAGADVCAAR; this is translated from the coding sequence ATGCCCCGCCTCGCCCTCCTCCTCGCGCTCCTCGCGCTCCTTGCGCTCCTTGCCGGCTGTGCCGGCTCGACCGACCGTTCCGTCGAGGGGAGCGGCGGTGCCGGGGGCGCAGGTGGTGCTGGCGGCGCCGCGGGCGCTGGCGGAAGCGGCGGTTTCGGTGGCGGCGGCGGCGCTGGGGGCGGCGCCGCAGGGGCCGGGGGAAGCGGCGGCGCCGGGGGCGACGAGCGATTCGTGAACCCGGAGGTGCTGGCGCTCGAGCCCGCCGAAGGGATCGTCGGAACCGCCGTGCGCATCACCGGCGAGCATTTCTCGCCCCTCGCGGCGGTGAACGAGGTCCGCTTCCGCGGCGCCGCAGCACGGGCGGAGGAAGCGAGCGACGACGGCGCCAGCCTCCTCGTCCACGTACCCGCTGGGGCCCGCACCGGCCCCGTCTCGGTCTGGATCGTGCGGGACGGCGTGGTGCTCCGCGGCGAGGGTCCGGTCTTCACCGTCCTCCCCTCGCCCCCGGCGATCACCACGATCGATCCCCCCTTCGCCACCTGGGGCATCGAGTCGTTCCACCGCATCGAGGGGAGCGGCTTCACGCCGGAGATCCGGATGTGGATCGGCGACCATCCGGTGCGGCCCGCGTACCTCTCGCCGACCACCCTCGAATTCGCCCTCGATCGCGAGGAGGTGCCGCCGGGCGATCACCTCCTCGCCCTCAACACCTCCGCCGGCACCGGCACACCGGTGCCCTTCCCCCTGCTCCTGCCCTGGCTGCTGCAGCGCGTGGAGGCGACGGCGCCGGACGCAGTCCTCCTCGACTTCAACCGCGTCCCGGACCTCGCCACCTTCGGCCCCGAGACGATCCACTTCGCGCCGGCGCTGGAGATCCTCGACGTCTCCCCCGGCGCCAGCTCGGAGCAGGTGGTCCTGCACACCGCCCCGCAGCCGCTCGGCACCATCTACAGCGTGCTCCTCGATCGCGCCGTCCGCGCGGCCGATCCGCAGATCGGCTGGCTCTACCGCGACAGCGCCGTCTTCGGATCCTTCGGCGAGCTGCCCGCCAACACCGGCAGCTGCAGGGGGCGCTGGGATTGCTCGCCGGGCTGGGTCTGCACCGTTCCCACCGTCTGCGACGGCGGCGTGTGCCAGCCGAGCGGGCCCGCCTGCGGCTTCACTTCCGGCACCTGCGTCGACGCGCGGGGCTGGCTGCCCGACGAGGACGGGCGCGTCTGCGGCTGCAACGGACTCTGGTACGAGACGAGCGCCGACACCGCGTGGGGCACCACCGCCCACGAGCTCGATCCCGACGCGGCCGCAGCACGCTGCGACTCATCGCGCCCCTGCGCCGCCGACGACGATTGTTTTCCCGACGGCTACTGCGAGCGCGTCGACTGCGGGGGGCCCGGTGTCTGCAGCCCGCGGCCGCTCTTCTGCACCGACGGCGATCCCTGGCCGGTGTGCGGCTGCGACGGCGTGGTCTACGAGAGCGTGTGCAAGGCGGCGCAGGCGGGCGTTTCGGTGCGGCACGCAGGGGCCGACGTCTGCGCGGCGCGGTGA
- a CDS encoding beta-propeller domain-containing protein, translating into MQAFPRIGALALAAVLAVACSDANVRDGIVATPDPEPGATTFVSADDSQGTNASSGGDDLDSGAPSSGDDEGEGGNGGEKTVEEGDVYRTFGAGKLLNLNAYRGLQVVDIANLSAPAIVGRLEMSGSPVELYTSGNLAYVLMNDWRGYWGSREDIAVETFQGGVVLTVDLADPANPTVVDREVVPGWIYKSRLVKGGGQEALYVVSQEYGYTQDASGTSQWTTTTRVKSFGIAAGQMTAASDLDLGGWIRDIAATPNALLVARYDWQNNTDRSLVSLIDISRPDGTMIEGDEIQTEGMVESQFNMDLRGDVLRVVSSRSWGSSSNANHLETFDATDIQNLRRLDHETFGANEDLYATLFMDESAFFVTYFRTDPFHAFSITPQGDATEMSEFIVSGWNDFFRAVHGDTRLVGIGTNDQAGRTMAVSLYDITNLSNPNPLVARAEVAADHSWSEASWDHRAFSVLENAVAVQAGNVVETGLVLLPFSGWNAQTQTHTAGVQIFTFSDSTLTRRGLMNHGSPVHRSFRPAAATAANLSQQELSLFDIADPDQPAELSRVDLAPNYTDVIAFGSHAVRLKAPDDWYRWYYGNNTQPRPAVAQVIERTGHPDSAPTVASFEIPNGAFLQKVGTSLLAAIHTTPVDTSTWPYVWETTVQVYDLSNPVQPAARGSVTTRAIDPTNGYYYGYYGPEMDCFDCGGYYGGWYGDLPVHSVGDALAFVSRLPEEENLGTERVCYTWPTERGTCSGEMTDGCTWFDGYEMCRTRGGQTACTGAFAECTWDADTSSYDCEPIDASQITTQRECRDQTAMRYWSRFEVDVVDLSNPDAPQVVAPITSARNDEAVGVVARGSDLWLSYKRPYNVPGDSRPYVRFFARRIGLANPSRPAVGTGVNVPGQLLEVDGTTLFTRDQVWGSTQIEAAVARLSLNGSTAILEAHRRFPDQVVSSVNLDGAGHVLVSHREGWYASYGYYGRSSQQTQQQLTLLDAASANLAVIARTPVDSWATLKDARAGRALFQVPGGLLVFNLDNPASPWPQAYFATKGWPQEIVVDGRKIVFAAGPYGIYEFDLDESNLQPAP; encoded by the coding sequence ATGCAGGCATTTCCGAGGATCGGCGCGCTGGCGCTGGCCGCCGTACTGGCGGTGGCGTGCAGCGACGCCAACGTACGGGACGGCATCGTCGCCACCCCCGATCCGGAACCGGGCGCGACGACCTTCGTCTCCGCCGACGATTCCCAGGGCACCAACGCCTCCAGTGGCGGCGACGATCTCGATTCGGGGGCCCCCTCCTCCGGCGACGACGAGGGCGAAGGTGGCAACGGCGGCGAGAAGACCGTCGAGGAGGGCGACGTCTACCGCACCTTCGGCGCCGGCAAGCTCCTCAACCTGAACGCCTACCGCGGGCTCCAGGTCGTCGACATCGCCAACCTCTCGGCGCCCGCGATCGTGGGCCGCCTCGAGATGAGCGGGTCGCCGGTGGAGCTCTACACCTCCGGCAACCTCGCCTACGTGCTGATGAACGACTGGCGCGGCTACTGGGGCAGCCGCGAGGACATCGCGGTGGAGACCTTCCAGGGCGGCGTCGTCCTCACCGTCGACCTTGCCGATCCGGCGAACCCCACGGTGGTCGACCGCGAGGTGGTCCCCGGCTGGATCTACAAGAGCCGGCTGGTGAAGGGCGGCGGGCAGGAAGCCCTCTACGTGGTGAGCCAGGAGTACGGCTATACCCAGGACGCCTCGGGCACGAGCCAGTGGACCACCACCACCCGCGTGAAGAGCTTCGGCATCGCCGCGGGCCAGATGACCGCCGCCAGCGATCTCGACCTCGGCGGCTGGATCCGCGACATCGCCGCGACGCCGAACGCGCTGCTGGTGGCGCGCTACGACTGGCAGAACAACACCGACCGCAGCCTGGTCTCGCTCATCGACATCTCGCGGCCGGACGGCACGATGATCGAGGGCGACGAGATCCAGACCGAGGGCATGGTCGAGAGCCAGTTCAACATGGACCTCCGCGGTGACGTGCTCCGCGTGGTCTCCAGCAGGAGCTGGGGCTCGAGCTCCAACGCCAACCACCTCGAGACCTTCGACGCCACCGACATCCAGAACCTGCGGCGGCTCGATCACGAGACCTTCGGCGCCAACGAGGATCTCTACGCGACGCTCTTCATGGACGAGAGCGCCTTCTTCGTCACCTACTTCCGGACCGATCCCTTCCACGCCTTCTCGATCACCCCCCAGGGCGACGCCACGGAGATGAGCGAGTTCATCGTCTCCGGCTGGAACGACTTCTTCCGCGCGGTCCACGGCGACACCCGGCTCGTCGGCATCGGCACCAACGATCAGGCCGGCCGCACGATGGCGGTGAGCCTCTACGACATCACCAACCTCTCGAACCCCAACCCGCTCGTCGCCAGGGCGGAAGTCGCCGCCGACCACAGCTGGTCCGAGGCGAGCTGGGATCACCGGGCCTTCTCGGTCCTCGAGAACGCGGTGGCGGTGCAGGCGGGCAACGTGGTGGAGACGGGCCTCGTGCTCCTGCCCTTCAGCGGCTGGAACGCCCAGACCCAGACCCATACCGCCGGCGTGCAGATCTTCACCTTCTCGGACAGCACGCTCACCCGCCGCGGCCTGATGAACCACGGCAGCCCGGTGCACCGCTCCTTCCGCCCCGCAGCTGCGACCGCCGCGAACCTCTCGCAGCAGGAGCTCTCGCTCTTCGACATCGCCGATCCCGACCAGCCCGCCGAGCTCTCGCGGGTCGATCTGGCGCCGAACTACACCGACGTGATCGCCTTCGGCAGCCACGCGGTCCGACTCAAGGCGCCCGACGATTGGTACCGCTGGTACTACGGCAACAACACCCAGCCCCGCCCCGCGGTGGCGCAGGTGATCGAGCGCACCGGCCATCCCGACAGCGCCCCGACCGTGGCGAGCTTCGAGATCCCCAACGGCGCCTTCCTCCAGAAGGTCGGCACCAGCCTCCTCGCAGCGATCCACACCACGCCGGTGGACACCAGCACCTGGCCCTACGTCTGGGAGACCACGGTGCAGGTCTACGACCTCTCCAACCCGGTGCAGCCCGCCGCCCGCGGCAGCGTGACCACCCGGGCGATCGATCCGACCAACGGTTACTACTACGGCTACTACGGTCCGGAGATGGATTGCTTCGACTGCGGCGGCTACTACGGCGGCTGGTACGGCGATCTGCCGGTCCACTCCGTGGGCGACGCCCTCGCCTTCGTCTCCCGCCTGCCCGAGGAGGAGAACCTCGGCACCGAGCGGGTCTGCTACACCTGGCCTACCGAGCGCGGCACCTGCTCCGGCGAGATGACCGACGGCTGCACCTGGTTCGACGGGTACGAGATGTGCCGGACCCGGGGCGGCCAGACCGCCTGCACCGGCGCCTTCGCCGAGTGCACCTGGGACGCGGACACCAGCAGCTACGATTGCGAGCCGATCGACGCCTCGCAGATCACCACGCAGCGCGAATGCCGCGACCAGACGGCGATGCGCTACTGGTCGCGCTTCGAGGTCGACGTGGTCGATCTCTCCAACCCGGACGCACCGCAGGTCGTCGCGCCGATCACCAGCGCCCGCAACGACGAGGCGGTCGGCGTCGTGGCCCGGGGCAGCGATCTCTGGCTGAGCTACAAGCGGCCCTACAACGTGCCCGGCGACAGCAGGCCCTACGTCCGCTTCTTCGCCAGGCGGATCGGCCTCGCCAACCCCTCGCGCCCCGCGGTGGGCACCGGCGTCAACGTGCCGGGCCAGCTCCTCGAGGTGGACGGCACCACCCTCTTCACCCGCGACCAGGTCTGGGGCAGCACCCAGATCGAGGCGGCGGTGGCCCGGCTCTCCCTGAACGGCAGCACCGCCATCCTCGAGGCCCACCGCCGCTTCCCGGACCAGGTGGTGAGCTCGGTGAACCTCGACGGCGCGGGCCACGTCCTCGTCAGCCACCGCGAGGGTTGGTACGCGAGCTACGGCTACTATGGCCGCTCCAGCCAGCAGACGCAGCAGCAGCTCACCCTCCTCGACGCCGCGTCCGCGAACCTCGCGGTGATCGCACGGACCCCGGTGGACAGCTGGGCCACGCTCAAGGACGCCCGGGCGGGCCGCGCCCTCTTCCAGGTTCCCGGCGGCCTGCTCGTCTTCAACCTCGACAACCCGGCGTCGCCCTGGCCGCAGGCCTATTTCGCGACGAAGGGATGGCCGCAGGAGATCGTGGTCGACGGCAGGAAGATCGTCTTCGCGGCGGGGCCCTACGGCATCTACGAATTCGATCTCGACGAGAGCAATCTGCAGCCGGCGCCGTAA
- a CDS encoding serine hydrolase domain-containing protein, with protein MRLPLLAVLLLLGGCTSAQPAQPPLVAAALERLVAEAAATQSTAIVVRQGGREAVRRWFDERPRLVGTQSVTKSVAALAVGRLLTIGALDSLDVPMHRFFPTWAHDGRSAITLRHVLTHSSGLGPPEVRYPSAVATALAAPLVAAPGTSFRYDGVTVQLVAEVVRQLAGKPLDRFVGDELFAPLGITRWHWRTDAVGLPDVSGGLALAAEDLATVGQLLLDGGTWQGKQLLSAAFLAELQRPSQAQPRYGLLWWLEPDGIRANGWQGQHLLVLPAKKLVVVRLREPRDLHSQEENERFGFHEALAPLARALVPARLDGTAGASGAGRSPGR; from the coding sequence ATGCGCCTTCCCCTCCTCGCCGTGCTCCTCCTCCTCGGCGGTTGCACCAGCGCCCAGCCGGCGCAGCCGCCCTTGGTCGCCGCCGCCCTCGAACGCCTCGTCGCCGAGGCGGCTGCGACCCAGAGCACCGCGATCGTGGTCCGGCAGGGTGGGCGCGAGGCGGTGCGGCGCTGGTTCGACGAGAGGCCGCGGCTGGTGGGGACCCAGTCGGTCACCAAGAGCGTCGCGGCGCTCGCCGTGGGGAGGCTGCTCACGATAGGCGCGCTCGATTCACTGGACGTGCCGATGCACCGCTTCTTTCCCACGTGGGCGCACGACGGACGAAGTGCGATCACGCTGCGGCACGTGCTCACCCACAGCAGCGGCCTCGGCCCACCCGAGGTGCGCTACCCGAGCGCCGTGGCCACCGCCCTCGCTGCCCCGCTGGTCGCGGCGCCCGGCACCTCGTTCCGCTACGACGGCGTCACGGTGCAGCTGGTCGCGGAGGTGGTGCGCCAGCTTGCGGGAAAGCCGCTCGATCGCTTCGTCGGCGACGAGCTCTTCGCCCCCCTCGGGATCACGCGCTGGCATTGGCGCACGGATGCGGTCGGGTTGCCCGACGTGAGCGGCGGCCTCGCCCTCGCCGCCGAGGATCTCGCCACCGTTGGTCAGCTCCTTCTCGACGGAGGCACCTGGCAGGGCAAGCAGCTCCTCTCCGCCGCCTTCCTCGCGGAGCTGCAGCGGCCCAGCCAGGCCCAGCCCCGCTACGGCCTGCTCTGGTGGCTCGAGCCCGACGGGATCCGCGCCAACGGCTGGCAGGGACAGCACCTGCTCGTCCTGCCCGCGAAGAAGCTGGTGGTGGTCCGCCTGCGGGAGCCGCGGGACCTCCACTCGCAGGAGGAGAACGAGCGCTTCGGCTTCCACGAGGCATTGGCGCCGCTGGCGCGGGCGCTGGTTCCCGCGCGCCTCGATGGCACCGCGGGTGCGTCCGGGGCAGGCCGATCGCCGGGCCGTTGA